A part of Solibacillus sp. FSL H8-0538 genomic DNA contains:
- a CDS encoding branched-chain amino acid ABC transporter substrate-binding protein: protein MRLKKSFSLLSAGLLSMGILAACSSDSSGTSSSGGSNGSGATEDTKVIKIAGQLPLSGGVSVTGESLRLGAQLKLDEEIEKFKELGYTLQFETYDDQSDPKKGVSNANIIGADESILAIVGHYNSGVAIPSSEVYDKYNLAMLTPGATATDVTDRGLKTVNRIVGRDDAQGPAAAKYAIETLGAKKIFIIQDKTAFGTGVAEAFKGAAEQLGAEILAFEGITVGEKDFNGVINQVLSKKPDLIYFGGLYSEAGIILKQAREKGITIPFMGADALDSSGLVDIAGDAVVNTFITSVAGSTASSESGLKFVEKYESTYNKKVEAFSVYGYDTMGVILNAVEQAIEENDGGLPTREQVAEKIRATKDYQGALANVTFDEKGDNVNAKIYLFKFDEPVYPGVLEGEVSF, encoded by the coding sequence ATGAGACTAAAAAAATCTTTTTCCTTACTTTCAGCTGGCTTACTAAGTATGGGGATATTGGCGGCTTGTTCTTCTGATTCAAGTGGAACTTCAAGCTCAGGAGGTTCGAATGGTAGTGGAGCAACAGAGGATACAAAGGTAATTAAAATTGCTGGACAATTACCATTATCAGGTGGTGTGTCAGTTACTGGCGAATCTTTACGACTTGGTGCGCAATTGAAGTTAGATGAAGAAATTGAGAAGTTCAAAGAGTTAGGCTATACACTCCAATTTGAAACATATGATGATCAATCGGATCCTAAAAAAGGTGTATCCAATGCGAACATAATTGGCGCAGATGAATCAATCTTAGCCATTGTCGGTCATTACAACTCAGGTGTTGCGATTCCATCTTCTGAAGTATATGACAAATACAACCTTGCGATGTTGACGCCAGGTGCCACGGCGACTGATGTAACCGATCGTGGATTGAAAACTGTTAACCGAATTGTCGGTCGTGATGATGCCCAAGGACCTGCTGCTGCGAAATATGCTATAGAAACTTTAGGGGCTAAGAAAATCTTTATTATTCAGGATAAAACAGCATTTGGTACGGGTGTTGCAGAGGCATTCAAAGGTGCTGCGGAACAATTAGGTGCTGAAATTTTAGCATTTGAAGGAATTACAGTTGGAGAGAAAGATTTTAACGGGGTAATAAACCAAGTGCTTTCTAAAAAACCTGATTTAATTTATTTCGGTGGGTTATATTCTGAAGCTGGAATTATTTTAAAACAAGCACGTGAAAAAGGGATTACTATACCGTTTATGGGGGCAGACGCACTAGATTCTTCTGGTTTAGTAGATATTGCGGGTGATGCCGTCGTAAATACATTTATTACATCAGTTGCCGGTTCGACTGCATCATCAGAATCTGGTCTAAAATTTGTTGAAAAGTATGAATCTACTTACAACAAAAAGGTAGAAGCGTTCTCAGTATATGGGTATGACACAATGGGTGTTATTTTAAATGCCGTTGAACAAGCTATTGAAGAAAATGATGGCGGACTTCCTACAAGAGAACAGGTAGCTGAAAAAATTCGTGCAACAAAGGATTACCAAGGTGCACTTGCAAATGTTACGTTTGATGAAAAAGGGGACAACGTAAACGCGAAAATTTATTTATTTAAATTTGATGAGCCTGTGTATCCAGGTGTGTTAGAAGGGGAAGTTAGTTTCTAA
- a CDS encoding branched-chain amino acid ABC transporter permease, translating to MFLEMVQSLPQVLIDGLTLGAVYAVVALGYTMVYGILQLINFAHGEIFMSGAFIGTALFILIMGMSWASAIPQIIVLILVLVVTACITGVLGMGIERVAYRPLRSAPRLIPLITAIGISFVLQDVVRFIAELSYGNYIVTGPSMFRDQITFKASSISSVFNDASFKTSFLIVLVIAVILMLSLDYFVNKTKWGTAMRAVALDRDTAALMSINVNKVISITFFIGSALGGATGVLFAVQYGTIDPFIGFILGMKAFIAAVLGGIGNIRGAMFGGLLLGVLEMFASSNLSLLTGGVFGAEYKDVFAFSILILVLIFKPEGLLGKPVAEKV from the coding sequence ATGTTTCTAGAAATGGTACAAAGTCTACCTCAAGTACTAATTGACGGACTGACATTGGGTGCTGTGTATGCTGTTGTAGCCCTTGGTTATACGATGGTATATGGTATTTTACAGTTAATAAATTTTGCGCATGGGGAAATTTTTATGTCAGGTGCCTTTATTGGTACGGCGTTATTTATTTTAATAATGGGCATGAGCTGGGCATCGGCAATTCCTCAGATTATCGTTCTGATTTTAGTACTAGTTGTGACAGCGTGTATAACAGGTGTTCTTGGAATGGGAATTGAGCGAGTTGCGTACCGCCCACTTCGAAGTGCGCCGAGGTTAATTCCTCTGATTACAGCAATTGGTATTTCGTTTGTTTTACAAGATGTTGTTCGTTTTATTGCTGAATTATCATATGGAAATTATATTGTGACAGGTCCATCAATGTTTAGAGATCAAATCACATTTAAAGCATCTTCTATTTCAAGTGTATTTAATGATGCTAGTTTTAAGACTTCATTTTTAATTGTACTTGTGATTGCCGTTATCTTAATGCTTTCTCTTGATTACTTTGTAAACAAAACAAAATGGGGAACTGCGATGCGAGCAGTCGCTTTAGATCGGGACACAGCGGCATTGATGTCTATTAATGTAAATAAAGTAATTTCTATTACGTTCTTTATTGGTTCCGCTTTAGGTGGAGCGACAGGTGTATTATTTGCGGTTCAATACGGAACAATTGACCCATTTATCGGCTTTATTTTAGGGATGAAAGCATTTATTGCGGCTGTTTTAGGCGGTATTGGAAACATTCGCGGTGCGATGTTTGGTGGTCTGTTATTGGGGGTTCTAGAAATGTTTGCTTCTTCTAACTTATCCCTATTAACAGGTGGTGTATTTGGGGCTGAATATAAAGATGTTTTCGCCTTCTCGATATTAATATTAGTACTTATTTTCAAGCCAGAAGGTTTATTAGGTAAACCTGTGGCCGAGAAAGTGTAG
- a CDS encoding branched-chain amino acid ABC transporter permease, which yields MKGKWTLFLQQKWSQLILFTLFIVVTSSALYFSKKSVIAFLLLLSSLLILHYMNLKNLTKWIMAAALLFILIPFASSGGPAFHSYMEVATMVGIYVSMALGLNIVVGMAGLLDLGFVAFFAVGAYSYSIFATSQASNFMPFGTYPLGGESFWMFLIIGGIVAAIAGVLIGIPVLRVKGDYLAIVTLGFGEIIRILFNNADRPVNFTGGAMGISSIAPPKIFGFELVFPNHFYFVTLVILLFTLFAVNRLEQSKLGRSWKAVRENEIAAQAMGIPLVKTKLMAFALGASFSGVMGVVFAAKQAFIDPTSFTLMESFTILVMVVLGGMGSVPGVILGAAVVTILNLQVLTELTNWVNQLTNTGIISIPQALSPSKMQKFIFGAILVAFALYRPKGLIPAKNKIFDASKLKSETPQKNSVRTD from the coding sequence ATGAAGGGGAAATGGACATTATTTTTACAGCAAAAATGGTCACAATTAATATTATTTACTTTATTTATTGTCGTGACATCATCCGCTTTGTATTTTTCTAAAAAATCGGTAATTGCATTTTTATTATTATTATCTTCGTTATTGATCCTTCATTATATGAATTTAAAAAACTTAACGAAATGGATAATGGCTGCAGCATTACTGTTTATCTTGATTCCATTCGCGTCTAGTGGTGGTCCAGCTTTCCACTCCTATATGGAAGTTGCAACGATGGTTGGTATCTATGTATCGATGGCATTGGGACTGAATATCGTTGTCGGGATGGCAGGGTTGCTTGATTTAGGATTTGTTGCTTTCTTCGCAGTTGGCGCTTATTCATATAGTATTTTTGCAACATCCCAAGCTTCAAATTTCATGCCTTTTGGAACCTACCCTCTCGGTGGAGAAAGTTTTTGGATGTTCTTAATCATCGGTGGTATCGTTGCTGCCATAGCCGGCGTGTTGATTGGTATTCCCGTACTTCGAGTAAAAGGGGATTATTTAGCGATTGTAACATTAGGATTCGGTGAGATTATTCGGATTTTATTTAACAATGCGGATAGACCAGTCAATTTTACAGGAGGTGCAATGGGGATTTCATCTATTGCTCCACCGAAAATTTTTGGATTTGAACTTGTTTTTCCGAATCATTTTTATTTTGTGACGCTCGTTATTTTATTATTTACTCTTTTTGCGGTCAATCGATTAGAGCAGTCGAAGTTAGGGCGTTCATGGAAGGCTGTTCGTGAAAATGAAATTGCCGCGCAAGCAATGGGGATTCCACTCGTTAAAACGAAGTTAATGGCCTTTGCGCTAGGTGCTTCTTTCTCGGGTGTAATGGGCGTAGTATTCGCTGCGAAACAAGCATTCATTGACCCAACAAGTTTCACATTAATGGAGTCGTTTACGATTTTGGTTATGGTTGTACTTGGGGGGATGGGAAGTGTACCTGGAGTAATTCTAGGTGCAGCTGTAGTTACGATATTAAACTTGCAAGTACTCACAGAATTAACGAACTGGGTAAATCAGTTGACGAATACCGGTATCATCTCCATTCCTCAAGCATTGTCTCCATCAAAAATGCAAAAATTCATTTTCGGAGCTATACTTGTAGCGTTTGCGTTGTATCGACCTAAGGGGTTAATTCCCGCGAAAAATAAAATCTTTGATGCAAGTAAATTGAAAAGTGAAACACCTCAAAAGAACTCAGTAAGGACTGATTAG
- a CDS encoding ABC transporter ATP-binding protein has translation MPILEVTNLTKKFGGLTANQDVTMSVEEGSITAVIGPNGAGKTTFFNMITGVYQPTSGDIKLEGKSVVGLKPDEVSKKGIARTFQNIRLFGEMSVLENVLVGMHTHLKTNLLGILLNFPGTKKEELEAEKEAYRLLEYFDLAHLLNEKACNLSYGAQRKLEIARALATEPKLILLDEPAAGMNPKETVELTTIIKQMGKEFNVSILLIEHDMKLVMEISEHIIVLDHGEKIAEGNPEAIRTNPKVIEAYLGSGAVQAQSSAQLV, from the coding sequence ATGCCGATTTTAGAGGTAACTAATTTAACGAAAAAATTCGGAGGCCTGACAGCCAATCAAGATGTTACGATGAGTGTTGAAGAAGGCTCTATTACGGCCGTTATTGGACCCAATGGAGCTGGTAAAACGACATTCTTTAATATGATTACAGGTGTTTATCAGCCAACATCTGGTGACATTAAATTAGAGGGAAAGTCAGTGGTCGGACTAAAACCTGACGAAGTATCCAAAAAAGGCATTGCTAGGACATTTCAAAACATACGACTATTTGGGGAGATGTCAGTTCTTGAAAATGTACTTGTAGGGATGCATACACATTTAAAAACGAATTTACTAGGTATTCTATTAAATTTTCCGGGTACGAAAAAAGAAGAATTAGAAGCTGAAAAGGAAGCGTATCGTTTATTGGAGTATTTCGACCTTGCGCATTTATTGAATGAAAAGGCATGTAATTTAAGTTATGGTGCACAACGTAAACTCGAAATTGCACGTGCACTCGCTACAGAGCCGAAATTAATATTATTAGATGAGCCTGCTGCTGGGATGAATCCTAAAGAAACAGTTGAATTAACCACAATCATTAAGCAAATGGGCAAAGAATTTAATGTATCGATTTTGTTAATTGAGCATGATATGAAATTAGTAATGGAAATATCTGAGCATATTATTGTGCTAGATCATGGAGAAAAAATTGCAGAAGGAAACCCAGAAGCGATCAGAACGAATCCGAAAGTAATTGAAGCCTATTTAGGTTCAGGTGCTGTTCAAGCTCAAAGTTCTGCTCAATTGGTCTAA
- a CDS encoding ABC transporter ATP-binding protein, whose protein sequence is MSILQVNNIETFYGGIQALRGISINVNQGEIVTLIGSNGAGKSTTLKSISGLAKVKSGSILYKDKAITNKPAHTTTLLGMAHVPEGRKIFSTLTVKENLLMGAFSVNKKNLIDQRMEMVFEYFPILKSRIDQKGGTMSGGEQQMLAIGRALMMNPELLMLDEPSMGLAPIIVEQIFDIITKLNKDGMTILLVEQNAYQALSIAHRGYVIQNGEIVLSGKGSDLIENSEIRDAYLA, encoded by the coding sequence ATGTCGATACTACAAGTGAATAATATAGAAACGTTCTATGGTGGAATACAAGCATTAAGAGGAATCAGTATTAATGTAAACCAAGGCGAGATTGTTACTTTAATAGGGAGTAACGGTGCGGGGAAATCCACAACTTTGAAATCTATTAGTGGTTTGGCAAAAGTCAAATCGGGCTCTATTCTGTATAAAGATAAGGCCATAACAAATAAACCAGCTCATACAACAACATTGTTAGGAATGGCACATGTCCCAGAAGGAAGAAAGATTTTTTCTACCTTGACTGTAAAAGAGAATTTATTAATGGGTGCTTTTTCTGTTAATAAAAAGAATTTAATTGACCAGCGTATGGAAATGGTTTTCGAATATTTTCCTATACTTAAGAGTCGGATTGATCAAAAGGGAGGAACAATGAGCGGCGGTGAACAACAAATGCTCGCCATTGGACGTGCTTTAATGATGAATCCGGAACTATTAATGCTTGACGAACCATCAATGGGATTAGCTCCAATCATTGTTGAACAAATTTTCGACATTATTACGAAGTTAAATAAGGACGGAATGACGATACTATTAGTTGAGCAAAATGCGTACCAAGCATTAAGTATTGCACATAGGGGTTACGTTATTCAAAATGGTGAGATCGTCTTAAGTGGAAAAGGTTCAGATCTCATCGAAAATAGTGAAATAAGAGATGCGTATTTGGCGTAG
- a CDS encoding carbon-nitrogen hydrolase family protein: MSICKVAVVQAGSIVMNKEKCIEKAISLIQEAGEQGANIIVFPESFIPAYPRGMSFGAVVGSRSPEGRNDFLRYAKNSILVPGPETDQLGKAVKKAGAYTVIGVIERDQETSGGTLYCTAIFFGPDGTLLGKHRKLKPTGSERLIWGEGDGSTLPVFDTPYGKIGSLICWENYMPLARAAMYEKGIQIYIAPTADARETWFSTMRHIAIEGRCFVLSCNQYSTKEMYEEDLLETEDMQKMPFEITRGGSCIVNPLGEFLVEPVFGKEDILYATLNLDDITRGHFDFDVVGHYNRKDVFQLIVNEEPQ, translated from the coding sequence TTGTCAATATGCAAAGTTGCTGTAGTTCAGGCAGGTTCAATCGTGATGAATAAAGAAAAATGTATCGAGAAAGCAATCTCTTTAATCCAAGAAGCCGGGGAGCAAGGGGCAAATATTATTGTTTTTCCTGAAAGTTTTATCCCAGCATATCCACGCGGAATGAGCTTTGGAGCAGTGGTAGGGAGTCGCTCTCCTGAAGGTCGCAATGATTTTTTACGTTACGCAAAGAATTCCATTTTAGTTCCAGGTCCAGAAACCGATCAATTAGGAAAAGCAGTGAAAAAAGCAGGGGCCTATACAGTCATTGGTGTCATTGAACGAGATCAAGAAACAAGTGGTGGCACATTGTATTGTACCGCTATTTTCTTTGGACCAGATGGCACATTGCTTGGTAAGCATCGCAAATTAAAACCAACAGGTAGTGAGCGACTTATTTGGGGTGAAGGGGATGGCAGTACACTCCCTGTTTTTGACACACCTTATGGCAAAATCGGTTCTCTCATTTGTTGGGAAAACTATATGCCACTAGCACGTGCTGCTATGTATGAAAAAGGCATTCAAATTTATATCGCACCAACTGCTGATGCACGCGAAACCTGGTTTTCTACTATGCGCCATATTGCAATTGAAGGTCGTTGCTTTGTATTATCGTGCAACCAGTATAGTACGAAAGAAATGTACGAGGAAGATTTATTGGAAACAGAAGACATGCAAAAAATGCCTTTTGAAATTACGCGCGGCGGCAGTTGCATTGTCAATCCACTTGGCGAATTTTTAGTAGAGCCTGTATTTGGAAAAGAAGACATTCTATATGCCACGTTGAATTTAGACGACATCACACGTGGACATTTCGATTTTGATGTAGTGGGACATTATAATCGCAAAGATGTATTTCAATTAATCGTTAATGAAGAACCGCAATAG
- a CDS encoding LysR family transcriptional regulator — MNLRELEVIKIIVECGSFSMASEQLFIAQPALSKTIQRLEKKIGATLFERSNRIVRITNEGQLVYEKAVTMLQQMKELKIELKDMNEHVKGHLKVGLPQIIGTFFFPQVAKAFSLSLRKLLLKSSKKVVCVSKNSLKRVKSM; from the coding sequence ATGAATTTAAGAGAGTTAGAAGTAATTAAAATAATTGTCGAATGTGGAAGCTTTTCAATGGCAAGTGAGCAGCTATTTATCGCACAACCAGCATTATCGAAAACAATTCAAAGGCTGGAGAAAAAAATTGGCGCAACTCTTTTTGAGCGATCAAATCGGATCGTTCGAATAACTAATGAAGGTCAACTTGTCTATGAAAAAGCGGTCACAATGTTACAACAAATGAAGGAGTTAAAAATCGAGCTTAAAGATATGAATGAACATGTTAAAGGGCATCTAAAAGTCGGCCTTCCTCAAATTATTGGTACCTTTTTCTTTCCACAAGTGGCGAAAGCTTTCTCTTTGAGTTTAAGGAAGTTACTCTTGAAATCGTCGAAGAAGGTGGTTTGCGTGTCGAAAAACTCGTTGAAAAGGGTGAAGTCGATGTAG
- a CDS encoding LysR substrate-binding domain-containing protein, with the protein MRVEKLVEKGEVDVAFVVIPTQSKELEEQLIFEAPFVACLPKKHFLKDEHQITLAQLQHDEWILFDATFALRQIVIDSCRRENFVPNIAYSTTQWDLLMALVRDELGVAIVPRPLTEMYIQHLSVKEIGSQYIPWKIGLVVKKNSYKTNTLQAFLKIVSEVFQPNMEIKNTDRIQYFI; encoded by the coding sequence TTGCGTGTCGAAAAACTCGTTGAAAAGGGTGAAGTCGATGTAGCTTTTGTCGTAATACCTACACAAAGTAAGGAACTAGAGGAACAGTTGATTTTTGAAGCGCCGTTTGTTGCGTGCTTGCCCAAAAAACACTTCTTAAAAGATGAACACCAAATTACATTAGCACAGCTACAACATGACGAATGGATTTTATTTGATGCTACATTTGCCTTGCGCCAGATCGTTATTGATAGCTGTCGTAGGGAGAACTTTGTACCGAATATTGCATATAGTACGACGCAGTGGGACTTGCTAATGGCATTAGTTCGTGATGAGCTAGGAGTTGCTATTGTACCAAGACCGCTAACTGAAATGTATATACAGCATCTAAGTGTAAAAGAGATTGGTAGTCAGTATATCCCTTGGAAAATTGGCTTAGTTGTAAAGAAAAACAGTTATAAAACTAATACATTACAAGCTTTTTTGAAAATCGTGTCCGAGGTTTTTCAACCAAATATGGAAATAAAAAATACTGATAGGATTCAATATTTTATATAA
- a CDS encoding ABC transporter ATP-binding protein: MNMLEFDHLYKTYPDGYVAVTDFHLEVAPEEFIVLVGPSGCGKSTTLRMVAGLEDISQGELRIEGIRVNDVQPKDRDIAMVFQNYALYPHMNVYDNMAFGLKLRKLSKDAIDQRVRNAADILGLQDLLTKKPKSLSGGQRQRVALGRAIVRDAKLFLMDEPLSNLDAKLRVQMRSEITKLHQRLKTTTLYVTHDQTEAMTMATRLVVMKDGYIQQIGSPREVYDFPENVFVGGFIGSPAMNFFKGIVQGESIEIGSSKIQIPPAKLPLLKEQNYIGKEIIFGIRPENISNDAEAFTLFPQAVVDVKVQVAELTGAEIMIYTALDDQSFVAKINADSTAKPGDNIQLVFDLTKAHFFDPETEKRIR, translated from the coding sequence GTGAATATGCTAGAATTTGACCATTTATATAAAACGTATCCAGACGGTTATGTTGCCGTAACGGATTTTCATTTAGAAGTAGCACCGGAGGAATTTATCGTTCTTGTTGGGCCTTCGGGTTGCGGAAAGTCTACTACACTGCGTATGGTTGCAGGCCTCGAAGATATATCTCAAGGCGAACTCCGGATCGAAGGAATACGTGTCAATGATGTGCAACCGAAAGACCGTGATATTGCGATGGTTTTTCAAAACTATGCCTTATACCCCCATATGAACGTCTATGATAATATGGCATTCGGTTTAAAGCTTCGCAAACTGTCAAAAGATGCAATTGACCAGCGCGTTCGGAACGCAGCAGACATTTTAGGATTACAAGATTTACTGACGAAAAAGCCAAAATCATTATCTGGTGGGCAACGTCAGCGTGTAGCTTTAGGCCGTGCAATTGTCCGTGACGCAAAGCTTTTTTTAATGGACGAGCCTCTATCTAACTTAGATGCGAAATTACGTGTCCAAATGCGTTCTGAAATTACGAAACTACATCAACGATTAAAAACAACAACGCTCTATGTGACGCATGACCAAACAGAAGCGATGACAATGGCAACACGCCTTGTTGTCATGAAAGATGGCTATATTCAACAAATTGGTTCACCCCGCGAAGTTTATGATTTCCCTGAAAATGTATTTGTTGGTGGCTTTATCGGGTCCCCTGCCATGAACTTCTTTAAGGGGATTGTCCAAGGTGAATCGATTGAAATCGGCTCATCTAAAATTCAAATCCCTCCTGCGAAATTGCCGCTGCTTAAGGAGCAAAACTACATCGGGAAAGAGATTATTTTCGGCATCCGTCCGGAAAATATCTCAAATGACGCAGAAGCATTTACGCTGTTTCCACAGGCAGTTGTCGATGTAAAGGTGCAAGTTGCCGAATTAACAGGTGCAGAAATTATGATTTACACTGCACTCGATGACCAATCCTTCGTTGCAAAAATCAATGCGGACTCTACTGCAAAACCAGGTGACAATATTCAATTAGTGTTTGATTTAACGAAAGCGCATTTCTTTGATCCTGAAACGGAAAAACGGATTCGATAA
- a CDS encoding PucR family transcriptional regulator yields the protein MYALQSLFPSLRIFPNFPTEHEACYIFFNAAQHVWITISKQEVTERDFQLLSSVWDVQSKKNYSPWEAFLLGEKAAPIAITEQIRVLQIFTQQPVNVAELQQATAAFFENALTFVSLSPSFNVLIERDSAQISDQELEAFLLVLEGDFFIHATLYIGKFHTCDATFAQRFAREHRWYREANIVSTAKRLVTMEFLLASHLTSQMTDDTKELLQSEILQKIQEDDTLLHTVRTFFEQGLNASTTAKALHLHRNTLLYRLAKFQELTGINIRQFDGALAVYMASSLSK from the coding sequence ATGTATGCATTGCAATCCCTATTTCCATCCTTACGTATATTTCCAAACTTTCCGACTGAACATGAAGCTTGCTATATCTTTTTCAATGCCGCACAACATGTATGGATTACCATATCGAAACAAGAAGTGACTGAACGAGATTTCCAGCTTTTATCGTCTGTTTGGGACGTGCAATCGAAAAAGAACTATTCGCCTTGGGAAGCATTTTTGTTAGGTGAGAAAGCGGCGCCTATTGCCATCACAGAACAAATCCGCGTCCTCCAAATTTTTACACAGCAGCCAGTCAATGTAGCGGAACTGCAACAAGCGACAGCGGCTTTCTTTGAAAATGCACTTACCTTTGTGTCATTATCTCCTAGCTTTAATGTACTTATTGAACGTGACAGCGCACAAATAAGCGACCAAGAGTTAGAGGCTTTCCTATTAGTCCTAGAGGGTGATTTTTTTATCCATGCCACGCTTTATATCGGCAAATTTCATACTTGTGATGCAACATTTGCACAGCGTTTTGCACGCGAGCATCGCTGGTATCGTGAAGCGAATATCGTTTCTACTGCTAAACGACTTGTGACAATGGAATTTTTACTTGCGTCGCATTTAACCTCTCAAATGACCGACGATACAAAAGAACTATTACAGTCAGAAATTCTACAAAAAATTCAGGAGGATGATACATTATTACATACCGTTCGAACATTTTTTGAGCAAGGCTTGAATGCGAGTACAACTGCTAAAGCACTTCATTTACATCGCAATACACTGCTATACCGCCTTGCAAAATTTCAAGAGCTAACAGGCATTAATATTCGCCAATTTGATGGAGCACTCGCTGTTTATATGGCGAGCTCGCTATCAAAGTAA
- the nagA gene encoding N-acetylglucosamine-6-phosphate deacetylase, producing the protein MSTLLLKNIVVGNAFQAALRQDVYIEDGKISECGHQLQRLAHMEIDFSDKELLAVPGFIDIHIHGANGHDVMDSTQEALHGMAKVLPQEGTTSFLATTMTHSPNAIGEALKAVAKFEQEIGEASLLGVHLEGPFVSPKRAGAQPIEHIQLPSIQLMEAWQHQSGNKILVTTIAPEQEGGLEFTKHFSKQGVIISLGHTDATYEQMNVAIKAGAKQVTHLYNQMSPLHHRDVHAIGAALIEDALTTELIVDRIHSSEQAVQLAYRCKGASRIILITDAIRAKGLLAGDYELVGQKVIVKDNAARLETGVLAGSIVTMEQAAKNMRTITNCSEQELIQMTSYNAAKQLNFASKGVLAQGYDADMTIVNEAWDVVMTICGGVIAYNRMP; encoded by the coding sequence ATGTCAACCTTATTGCTAAAAAATATCGTTGTAGGTAATGCATTTCAGGCAGCGTTGCGACAAGATGTATATATAGAAGACGGGAAAATCAGTGAATGTGGGCATCAATTACAACGATTAGCGCATATGGAAATTGACTTTTCGGATAAAGAACTGCTAGCTGTGCCAGGCTTTATTGATATTCATATACATGGAGCGAACGGACATGATGTCATGGATTCGACGCAAGAAGCACTACACGGAATGGCGAAGGTGTTACCGCAGGAAGGAACGACAAGCTTTCTTGCCACGACGATGACACACTCACCTAATGCAATTGGTGAAGCGCTAAAAGCAGTAGCAAAATTCGAACAAGAAATCGGTGAGGCAAGTTTACTCGGTGTGCACCTAGAGGGACCATTTGTGTCACCAAAAAGAGCAGGCGCCCAGCCAATTGAACATATTCAGCTACCGTCCATTCAATTAATGGAGGCGTGGCAACACCAAAGTGGCAATAAAATCCTTGTTACAACAATAGCGCCGGAACAAGAGGGAGGCTTAGAATTTACTAAGCACTTTTCAAAGCAGGGAGTCATTATCTCGCTCGGGCACACGGATGCGACTTATGAACAAATGAACGTGGCAATTAAAGCGGGCGCCAAGCAAGTCACTCATTTATATAATCAAATGAGCCCTCTCCATCACCGCGACGTACATGCAATTGGTGCTGCTCTCATTGAAGATGCTCTGACAACAGAACTTATTGTCGACCGCATTCATTCAAGCGAGCAGGCCGTACAGTTGGCTTATCGCTGTAAGGGGGCAAGTCGCATCATCCTTATTACAGATGCGATCCGCGCAAAAGGATTACTGGCTGGGGATTATGAATTAGTTGGACAAAAGGTGATTGTTAAGGATAATGCTGCACGGCTGGAAACAGGGGTACTTGCAGGAAGTATTGTCACAATGGAACAGGCTGCGAAAAATATGCGGACAATTACGAACTGTAGCGAGCAAGAGTTAATTCAAATGACCTCGTATAATGCCGCAAAGCAATTAAACTTTGCATCAAAGGGCGTACTTGCGCAGGGCTATGATGCGGACATGACGATTGTAAATGAAGCATGGGATGTGGTAATGACAATCTGTGGCGGCGTCATTGCTTATAACCGGATGCCTTAA